One segment of Thermodesulfobacteriota bacterium DNA contains the following:
- a CDS encoding DEAD/DEAH box helicase family protein, protein MTNQTPEQKARDEIDRMLVAAGWVVQSKNKVNLSAGKGVAVWEYQTDIGPADYVLFVNGKPVGVIEAKREEEGERLTTHEEQSASYAQAKLKYNLNQEPLPFVYESTGVLTRFTDYRDPRPRSRPVFHFYQPETLAEWQTQKQTLRARLENMPALNEAGLRPAQIRAIRNLEASLKTNHPRALIQMATGAGKTFTACTFIYRLLKHAHARRVLFLVDTRNLGEQAEQEFLKYQPTDDNRKFTELYNVQRLNSGYIASDSQVCISTIQRLYSILKGEEMDEAAELENPNESAWQWQKKEPVPVAFTPRYPVEQFDFIVIDECHRSIYNLWKQVLEYFDAFLVGLTATPDKRTFGFFNANVVSEYSYEDSVVDGVNVPYDVFTIETEITKAGASIKAKEYVDKRERMSRKKRWEQLDDDFAYTAGNLDREVVNPSQIRRIIRAYKEALPTIFPDRVDENGKIEVPKTLVFAKTDSHADDIIQIIREELGEGNDFCKKITYKADEDPRSVLTRFRNSWAPRIAVTVDMIATGTDVRPLEVLLFMRDVKSSNYFEQMKGRGTRTLNFDDLRKVSRTARHTKTHFVIVDAVGATKSKKTDSRPLERKPGIPLKDLLGAVAMGVQDEDLFTSLANRLIRLHRQLTDDEKAWFEKLSGGKTINQAAGDLLNAYNPDTVEKVQSKIEQAKPGFPPAEIKQDIEKELDALRRQAASVFTGELNEYIENVRKVHEQIIDTVNPDRLRKAEWDSYSTEKAQQMIEDFTAYIEKNKNEIIALSIFYDQPYRRRELTYAMIKEVLETLKREKPLLAPHYVWDAYAQLEEIKGNSPKSELAALVSLIRRVTGIDSQLTPYNHIVDRNFKDWIFKKHGGAGQKFTEEQMAWLRLIKDHVAASFHVGVDDLDYTPFDAKGGRGRMWQLFGDQTDALLEELNEALAA, encoded by the coding sequence ATGACAAACCAGACGCCGGAACAAAAAGCGCGGGACGAGATCGACCGGATGCTGGTCGCGGCCGGATGGGTGGTGCAGTCCAAAAACAAGGTGAACCTGTCGGCCGGCAAAGGCGTGGCGGTCTGGGAATACCAGACGGATATCGGCCCGGCCGACTATGTTCTGTTTGTAAACGGAAAACCCGTCGGCGTCATTGAGGCCAAGCGGGAAGAAGAAGGCGAACGGCTTACCACTCACGAAGAACAGTCCGCGTCATATGCCCAGGCGAAGTTAAAGTACAATCTCAACCAGGAACCCCTGCCGTTTGTGTATGAAAGCACCGGGGTATTGACCCGGTTTACCGATTACCGGGACCCCAGGCCCCGCTCCCGGCCGGTGTTTCATTTTTATCAGCCGGAAACCCTGGCCGAATGGCAGACACAAAAGCAAACCCTGCGGGCCCGGCTTGAAAACATGCCCGCGCTCAATGAAGCAGGCTTGCGTCCGGCCCAGATCAGGGCCATCCGGAACCTGGAGGCGTCATTAAAAACCAACCATCCTCGGGCCCTGATTCAGATGGCCACCGGCGCCGGAAAAACATTTACCGCCTGCACCTTTATTTATCGCCTGTTAAAGCACGCCCATGCCCGGCGCGTCCTGTTTCTGGTAGACACCCGCAACCTGGGCGAACAGGCCGAGCAGGAATTTTTAAAATACCAGCCCACCGACGACAACCGCAAATTCACCGAGCTTTATAATGTGCAGCGCCTGAACTCGGGCTATATCGCCTCCGACAGCCAGGTCTGCATCTCCACCATTCAGCGACTTTATTCCATTTTAAAGGGCGAAGAAATGGATGAAGCCGCGGAGCTGGAAAATCCCAACGAATCCGCCTGGCAATGGCAGAAAAAAGAACCCGTCCCCGTGGCCTTCACGCCCCGATACCCGGTGGAGCAGTTTGACTTTATCGTCATTGACGAGTGTCACCGCTCCATCTACAACCTGTGGAAGCAGGTGCTGGAATATTTTGACGCCTTTCTGGTGGGCCTGACCGCCACGCCCGACAAGCGCACCTTCGGCTTCTTCAACGCAAACGTGGTCAGCGAATACAGCTATGAAGATTCGGTGGTGGACGGGGTGAACGTGCCCTATGACGTCTTCACCATTGAAACGGAAATCACCAAAGCCGGCGCCAGCATCAAGGCCAAAGAATATGTGGACAAGCGGGAACGGATGAGCCGCAAAAAACGCTGGGAACAACTGGACGATGATTTCGCCTACACCGCCGGCAACCTGGACAGGGAGGTGGTCAATCCCAGCCAGATCCGCCGGATTATCCGGGCCTATAAAGAGGCCCTGCCGACCATTTTTCCGGACCGCGTGGATGAAAACGGTAAAATTGAAGTGCCCAAAACCCTGGTCTTTGCCAAGACCGACAGCCACGCCGACGATATTATCCAGATCATCCGCGAGGAGCTCGGCGAGGGCAATGATTTCTGCAAAAAAATCACCTACAAGGCGGATGAAGATCCCCGGTCGGTCCTGACCCGCTTCCGCAACTCCTGGGCGCCGCGGATTGCCGTGACCGTGGACATGATCGCCACCGGCACGGATGTCAGGCCCCTGGAGGTGCTGCTGTTCATGCGGGATGTGAAAAGCAGCAACTATTTTGAGCAGATGAAGGGCCGGGGCACCCGCACCCTCAACTTTGACGATTTAAGAAAGGTCTCCCGCACGGCCCGCCACACCAAAACCCATTTTGTGATTGTGGATGCCGTGGGCGCCACCAAATCCAAAAAAACCGACTCCCGACCCCTGGAGCGCAAACCCGGCATTCCCTTAAAGGACCTGCTGGGGGCCGTGGCCATGGGCGTTCAGGACGAAGACCTGTTTACCTCTCTGGCCAACCGCCTCATCCGCCTGCACCGGCAGCTCACTGACGACGAAAAGGCCTGGTTTGAAAAACTCTCAGGCGGCAAAACCATCAACCAGGCGGCCGGCGACCTGCTTAATGCCTACAACCCGGACACCGTCGAAAAGGTGCAATCAAAAATCGAGCAGGCCAAACCGGGGTTTCCGCCGGCTGAAATCAAACAGGACATTGAAAAAGAACTCGATGCCCTGCGGCGTCAAGCCGCGTCCGTATTTACCGGCGAGCTGAACGAATACATCGAAAATGTGCGCAAAGTCCATGAGCAGATCATCGACACGGTCAACCCGGACAGACTCCGCAAAGCCGAGTGGGACAGCTATTCCACGGAAAAAGCCCAGCAAATGATCGAGGATTTTACCGCCTATATTGAAAAAAATAAAAACGAGATCATCGCCTTAAGCATTTTTTACGACCAGCCGTATCGCCGCCGGGAACTGACCTATGCCATGATCAAGGAGGTGCTGGAAACTTTAAAACGGGAAAAGCCCCTGCTGGCCCCCCATTATGTGTGGGACGCCTATGCCCAGTTGGAAGAGATAAAAGGCAACAGCCCCAAAAGTGAACTGGCGGCCCTGGTTTCCCTCATCCGGAGAGTGACCGGCATTGACAGTCAGTTGACCCCGTACAATCACATCGTGGACAGAAATTTCAAGGACTGGATTTTTAAAAAGCACGGCGGCGCCGGGCAAAAGTTCACCGAAGAGCAGATGGCCTGGCTGCGCCTGATCAAGGACCATGTAGCCGCCAGCTTTCATGTGGGCGTAGACGACTTGGACTACACCC